The following are encoded in a window of Geobacter metallireducens GS-15 genomic DNA:
- a CDS encoding amidohydrolase family protein, translating to MTSEIIDVHMHCFVGRQQETALARDIALLRREGLRRMVVAGLVNTHPDPETTWNLIPDYVENHGDPHFNEADDLLALAESVDHALLPFVDTRYLRGDVATALDGYMGQGFKGVKGIYLPDNENDLGVGNVPDTLGISLEQYRRREWDLFAYAENHDLPLLYHMDARRYGDVMKDLLDDFPRVRVNFPHLGIGRKAFSAFLDRYPNIFTDIAGLLPYMRSNPASYRDFIMHYPDRICFGTDTFLYQAGSALDYISMVRELRLPEEIEAQVFNGNPTRFLGCVLYGA from the coding sequence ATGACCTCTGAGATTATCGATGTTCACATGCATTGTTTTGTGGGCCGCCAGCAGGAGACGGCTCTTGCCCGCGATATCGCCCTGCTGCGCCGTGAAGGGCTCAGGCGGATGGTCGTTGCTGGTCTGGTGAATACCCACCCGGATCCTGAAACCACCTGGAACCTAATTCCCGATTACGTCGAAAATCATGGGGATCCCCATTTCAACGAAGCGGATGATTTGCTGGCGCTCGCGGAATCCGTGGATCACGCCCTATTGCCCTTCGTCGATACGCGCTACCTGCGGGGCGACGTGGCGACAGCCCTTGACGGGTATATGGGGCAGGGGTTCAAGGGGGTCAAGGGGATCTATCTACCAGATAACGAGAACGACCTTGGTGTCGGCAACGTGCCGGATACCCTCGGCATCAGTCTCGAACAGTACCGCCGCAGGGAATGGGACCTGTTTGCCTACGCCGAGAACCATGATCTTCCTCTGCTCTACCACATGGACGCCCGCCGATACGGCGACGTGATGAAAGACCTTCTGGACGATTTTCCGCGGGTACGGGTCAATTTCCCCCACCTGGGGATCGGCCGCAAGGCGTTCAGTGCGTTTCTCGACCGCTACCCCAACATCTTTACCGACATTGCCGGCCTTCTGCCGTACATGCGGAGTAATCCCGCCAGTTACCGCGACTTCATCATGCACTATCCCGACCGGATCTGCTTCGGAACCGATACCTTTCTCTATCAGGCCGGCTCTGCCCTTGACTACATCAGCATGGTCAGGGAGCTGAGATTGCCTGAAGAAATCGAAGCGCAGGTGTTCAACGGTAACCCCACCAGGTTTCTGGGGTGTGTCTTGTATGGTGCATAG
- a CDS encoding crotonase/enoyl-CoA hydratase family protein codes for MNGEALTIAAVPLLQDSSLELHGGVAVLTFQRDDVRNALTGTALVDDLVRTVQWANTSTEVSVLVITGAGAAFSSGGNVKEMQEKSGIFAGGPIDVQNQYRRGIQQVPLALHKAEIPVIAAVNGPAMGAGLDLACMCDIRIASDKALIGGTFINLGIIPGDGGAWFLPRLVGYQRAAEMLFTGRIMKAAEALQLGLFLEVVEPEELLPRARELAGQIAAKPPQALRLMKRLLKLAQRNDLPDFLDATACFQAMAHHSDDHLEAVTAFLEKRAPRYSGR; via the coding sequence ATGAACGGTGAAGCATTAACTATTGCGGCTGTGCCGCTGTTGCAGGATTCATCCCTGGAGCTGCACGGGGGGGTAGCAGTCCTGACCTTCCAGCGGGACGATGTGCGCAACGCCCTGACCGGGACAGCCCTTGTCGATGATCTCGTGCGGACGGTGCAGTGGGCCAACACCTCGACGGAAGTTTCGGTGCTGGTCATCACGGGCGCAGGGGCAGCATTTTCTTCCGGCGGCAATGTCAAGGAGATGCAGGAAAAGAGCGGCATCTTTGCCGGCGGTCCCATTGATGTCCAGAACCAGTACCGGCGCGGCATTCAGCAGGTGCCGCTGGCCCTCCACAAGGCAGAGATCCCGGTCATTGCCGCCGTCAATGGGCCGGCCATGGGGGCCGGTCTCGACCTGGCCTGCATGTGCGATATCCGCATCGCCTCGGACAAGGCTTTGATTGGTGGAACCTTCATCAATCTCGGCATCATCCCGGGGGATGGGGGGGCCTGGTTCCTTCCCCGACTTGTAGGGTACCAGCGGGCCGCGGAGATGTTGTTCACCGGAAGGATCATGAAGGCTGCGGAGGCGCTGCAACTGGGCCTGTTCCTGGAGGTCGTGGAACCGGAGGAGTTGCTCCCGCGGGCACGGGAGCTGGCCGGTCAGATTGCCGCCAAACCTCCCCAGGCATTGCGGCTGATGAAACGTCTGCTGAAACTGGCCCAACGCAACGACCTGCCGGATTTCCTCGATGCGACCGCCTGTTTCCAGGCCATGGCCCACCATTCAGACGATCATCTGGAGGCGGTCACGGCCTTTCTGGAAAAACGGGCGCCCCGCTACAGCGGACGGTAG
- a CDS encoding thiolase family protein, which produces MREAVIVDAVRTPVGKFNGALKNVRSDDLAAHCISELVKRNNLDPNLVEDVVLGCTNQAGEDNRNVGRMAALLAGLPYSVAGQTINRLCASGLNAINSAAHAIKLGEGDVFIAGGTESMTRAPFVMAKSESPFSRDIRVFDSVIGWRFTNPKMTEPYAKEGMGETAENVAVRYGLTRQEQDEFALETQRKWAAADAAGKFNDEIVPVVIPQKKGDPIIVSRDEFPRGNDVTMEQLAKLPAAFRKEGTVTAGNSSGINDGAAALLLMEAETAKKLGYKPLARVVASAVAGCDPSYMGLGPIPAIQKVLQRSGLKIEDIDLFELNEAFAAQSIPCIRELGIDPAKVNVNGGSIAIGHPLGSTGARITATLVHEMKRRGSRYGLVSLCIGVGQGIATIFERV; this is translated from the coding sequence ATGCGTGAAGCAGTAATTGTCGATGCTGTCCGTACTCCGGTGGGAAAATTCAACGGCGCCCTGAAAAACGTCCGCTCTGACGACCTGGCCGCCCACTGTATTTCCGAACTGGTGAAGCGTAACAATCTTGATCCGAACCTGGTCGAAGATGTGGTGCTCGGTTGCACCAACCAGGCGGGCGAGGACAACCGGAACGTCGGCCGGATGGCGGCGCTTCTGGCCGGTCTGCCGTATTCGGTCGCGGGGCAGACCATCAACCGTCTCTGTGCCTCGGGCCTGAATGCCATCAACAGCGCAGCCCATGCGATTAAACTCGGCGAAGGTGATGTCTTTATCGCTGGCGGTACCGAATCCATGACCCGTGCCCCCTTTGTCATGGCCAAGTCCGAATCCCCTTTCTCGCGCGATATCAGGGTGTTTGACAGCGTCATCGGCTGGCGGTTCACCAACCCGAAGATGACTGAACCATATGCCAAGGAAGGAATGGGCGAAACCGCCGAGAACGTGGCGGTGCGGTATGGCCTCACCCGCCAGGAGCAGGACGAGTTTGCCCTGGAGACCCAACGCAAATGGGCTGCCGCCGATGCGGCCGGCAAGTTCAATGACGAGATCGTTCCCGTCGTTATCCCCCAGAAGAAGGGGGATCCGATCATCGTCTCCAGGGATGAATTCCCTCGCGGCAACGATGTCACCATGGAGCAGCTTGCCAAGCTGCCGGCTGCCTTCAGAAAGGAGGGCACCGTCACCGCCGGCAACTCCAGCGGCATCAACGACGGCGCCGCAGCGCTCCTCCTCATGGAGGCAGAAACCGCCAAGAAGCTCGGCTACAAGCCGCTTGCCAGGGTCGTCGCCAGTGCGGTTGCCGGTTGCGATCCCTCGTACATGGGGCTCGGCCCCATCCCGGCGATCCAGAAGGTGCTGCAACGGTCCGGCCTGAAAATCGAAGATATTGACCTCTTCGAGCTGAACGAGGCCTTTGCCGCCCAGTCCATCCCCTGCATCCGCGAACTGGGGATCGATCCGGCCAAGGTGAACGTCAACGGCGGCTCCATCGCCATCGGCCACCCCCTCGGCTCCACCGGCGCCCGGATCACCGCCACGCTGGTCCATGAGATGAAGCGCCGTGGCTCCCGCTACGGTCTCGTGTCCCTCTGTATCGGTGTCGGACAGGGAATTGCGACGATCTTCGAACGCGTGTAA
- the fabG gene encoding 3-oxoacyl-[acyl-carrier-protein] reductase, which yields MDLKGKNAIVTGASLGIGSAIALDLAKSGANVAINYRKHSEEANAICAEIQKMGQKAIAVQADVASFKDAQAMVDKVAAEFGSVDILVNNAGVNRDAVIWKMTEEQWDECLAINLKGYFNYCRAVAPLMKEQGSGKIVNVTSINGMRGKFGQTNYSAAKAGIIGLTKALARELAKSNVNCNAIAPGLIETEMMAALPEDVKQKSLADIVLGRMGKPEEVAWLVTFLCSEKSRHITGECIKVDGGQYI from the coding sequence ATGGATCTCAAAGGAAAAAATGCAATTGTTACCGGGGCTAGTCTTGGTATCGGCAGCGCCATAGCGCTGGACCTGGCGAAAAGTGGTGCCAACGTCGCCATCAACTATCGCAAGCATAGCGAAGAGGCCAACGCCATCTGTGCCGAGATCCAGAAAATGGGACAAAAAGCCATTGCGGTTCAGGCCGACGTGGCCAGCTTCAAGGATGCCCAGGCGATGGTGGATAAGGTGGCGGCCGAATTCGGCAGCGTCGACATCCTGGTGAACAACGCCGGCGTCAACCGCGACGCCGTCATCTGGAAGATGACCGAGGAGCAGTGGGATGAGTGCCTCGCCATCAACCTAAAGGGGTACTTCAACTACTGCCGCGCCGTGGCACCGCTTATGAAAGAGCAGGGGAGCGGCAAGATCGTCAACGTCACCTCCATCAACGGCATGCGCGGCAAATTCGGCCAGACGAACTACTCCGCCGCCAAGGCCGGCATTATTGGCCTGACCAAGGCCCTTGCCCGCGAACTGGCCAAGTCCAACGTCAACTGCAACGCCATCGCCCCGGGCCTCATCGAGACCGAAATGATGGCAGCCCTGCCGGAAGACGTGAAGCAGAAATCACTGGCCGACATCGTCCTTGGCCGCATGGGCAAGCCGGAAGAAGTCGCCTGGCTGGTCACCTTCCTCTGCTCCGAGAAGTCCCGCCACATCACCGGCGAATGCATCAAGGTTGATGGCGGTCAGTACATCTAA